The proteins below come from a single Maylandia zebra isolate NMK-2024a linkage group LG23, Mzebra_GT3a, whole genome shotgun sequence genomic window:
- the LOC101478049 gene encoding protein-glutamine gamma-glutamyltransferase K: MPAERRSARGRSAVGRFPSVTFGFGEDTEAEKEEPKENNVKKGNACKEWLRKVCPCCCPKHDDGIDTEVTLVDGPGKEDGGNGEKPVPGDKELDEVLLKVKSIDLLKSKSGANRTEHHTHLYQSDNLIIRRGQSFEMWITLSRPFNPSSDELHLDLKTGPLAVVAKGTHVIIPLVAKLEGDRWEAAVVKQEDKKIKLLVNSPATAVIGRYQLTVETNNQNGSASSTHDPANDIYILFNPWCQDDIVYMDSEDERQEYILNDTGRIYYGTKDQIGARTWNYGQFSDRILAACLFVMEKSGTSPSGWGDPVNVVRIISAMVNSPDDQGVLEGNWSGDYSNGTSPTVWSGSVEILEEYHKKNGTPVKYGQCWVFAGVVTTVLRCLGIPTRTVTNFSSAHDTDVSLTTDVYLDENLEPIENLNVDSIWNFHVWNDCWMARKDLPPGHGGWQAVDATPQETSQGTYCCGPASLAAVRYGQVYLKRDTAFVFAEVNSDKIYWQKNADGTFTQIYSEKKIVGISISTKAVGSNERSDITHLYKHPEGSNEERIAVETACSFGSKAKAYSSPTAQDVSLEVTLDGEGPKMGKDAELMITLKNSSSQQRSVSLHSQVSVMYYTGVHKATVRTDTTDIEVLPNEEKILEWALEYKDYKDKLIDQAALMLTVSGRVTETQQILATQFSFRLRTPDLIIKPLGKAVVGEKMSVEISFTNPLPQVLKAVIFHVEGLGLLTARMINYGDIGSHASVSLTEQFIPTLSGTRKLLVSLDCKQLTQVHGVSDITVEEKSNAPL, translated from the exons atGCCTGCAGAGAGGCGATCAGCAAGAGGCAGATCTGCAGTAGGTCGCTTTCCATCTGTCACTTTTGGATTTGGGGAGGACACAGAGGCAGAAAAAGAAGAGCCAAAGGAAAACAATGTTAAAAAAGGAAATGCATGCAAGGAGTGGCTGCGTAAGGTCTGCCCATGCTGCTGTCCCAAGCATGATGATGGCATAGACACTGAGGTCACGCTGGTTGATGGGCCGGGTAAGGAGGACGGGGGAAACGGCGAGAAACCTGTGCCTGGTGACAAAGAGCTTGACG aaGTCCTTCTCAAAGTGAAGTCAATAGACCTCCTGAAAAGCAAATCAGGGGCGAATCGCACAGAGCATCACACTCATCTCTACCAAAGTGATAATTTAATCATCCGCAGGGGGCAGAGTTTCGAGATGTGGATAACCTTATCTCGACCTTTCAACCCCTCCTCCGATGAGCTTCATCTCGACCTTAAAACAG GTCCATTGGCAGTAGTGGCAAAGGGAACTCATGTAATCATCCCACTGGTGGCGAAGCTGGAGGGTGATCGCTGGGAGGCTGCTGTtgtgaaacaggaggacaaaaagATAAAACTGTTGGTGAATTCTCCAGCCACAGCCGTCATTGGCCGATATCAACTCACAGTGGAAACAAATAATCAAAATGGATCGGCCAGTTCCACACATGACCCTGCCAATGACATCTACATATTGTTTAACCCCTGGTGTCAAG ATGACATTGTGTACATGGATTCTGAAGATGAAAGGCAAGAGTACATCCTAAATGACACTGGACGAATCTACTATGGCACAAAGGATCAAATTGGAGCGAGGACATGGAACTACGGACAG TTTAGTGACAGGATTCTGGCTGCTTGCCTCTTTGTCATGGAAAAGAGTGGAACTTCTCCATCTGGGTGGGGTGACCCAGTTAATGTGGTGCGAATCATCTCAGCAATG GTAAACTCCCCTGATGACCAAGGTGTTTTGGAGGGAAACTGGTCAGGAGATTATTCAAATGGAACTTCTCCAACAGTGTGGAGTGGAAGTGTAGAAATCCTTGAGGAATACCACAAAAAGAATGGAACCCCTGTTAAATATGGCCAGTGCTGGGTGTTTGCTGGTGTAGTCACAACAG TTTTACGGTGTTTAGGCATTCCCACCCGAACCGTGACCAACTTCAGCTCAGCACATGACACAGATGTTTCATTGACAACAGATGTGTACCTGGATGAGAACCTGGAGCCTATAGAGAACCTCAATGTGGACTCAATTTG GAACTTCCATGTGTGGAATGACTGCTGGATGGCTCGTAAGGACTTACCTCCTGGCCACGGAGGATGGCAGGCTGTCGACGCCACGCCTCAAGAGACCAGCCAGGGCACCTACTGCTGTGGCCCTGCTTCTCTCGCCGCTGTGCGCTATGGTCAGGTCTACCTGAAACGTGACACAGCTTTTGTGTTTGCTGAG GTGAACAGTGATAAAATCTACTGGCAGAAGAATGCAGATGGGACCTTCACTCAAATATACAGTGAGAAAAAGATTGTGGGCATCTCCATCAGCACCAAAGCAGTTGGCTCTAATGAACGCAGTGATATCACCCACCTTTACAAACATCCTGAAG GCTCAAATGAGGAACGCATTGCTGTGGAAACAGCATGTAGCTTTGGCTCCAAAGCAAAAGCTTATTCATCTCCTACAGCTCAGGATGTCTCTTTAGAAGTTACGCTAGATGGTGAAGGTCCTAAAATGGGAAAAGATGCAGAGCTGATGATCACGTTGAAAAACAGCAGTTCACAGCAACGCAGTGTCAGTCTGCACAGCCAGGTGTCAGTCATGTACTACACCGGTGTCCACAAAGCTACAGTCAGAACTGACACGACAGATATAGAAGTACTTCCCAATGAGG AAAAGATTCTGGAGTGGGCCCTGGAATACAAAGACTACAAGGACAAACTGATAGATCAGGCTGCCCTGATGCTTACAGTATCAGGCAGGgtcacagaaacacagcagatCCTTGCTACTCAGTTCAGTTTCCGACTCAGAACACCAGACCTCATCATTAAA CCACTGGGGAAGGCTGTGGTAGGAGAGAAGATGTCAGTAGAGATTTCATTTACTAATCCACTGCCACAAGTGCTGAAAGCAGTGATATTCCATGTGGAAGGACTTGGCCTTCTGACTGCTCGAATGATAAATTATGG AGATATTGGCAGCCATGCTTCTGTGTCTCTCACTGAGCAGTTCATCCCCACCCTTTCTGGAACGAGAAAATTACTAGTTTCACTGGACTGTAAGCAGCTCACGCAGGTTCATGGTGTGAgtgacatcactgtggaggagaAAAGCAACGCCCCTCTATAG